One window of Ostrinia nubilalis chromosome W unlocalized genomic scaffold, ilOstNubi1.1 SUPER_W_unloc_1, whole genome shotgun sequence genomic DNA carries:
- the LOC135087344 gene encoding uncharacterized protein LOC135087344, whose translation MILIVENRISKSERRNPALIIRSDSEAENGTRRDQAKTSKKKSNNRAPSKSDSEDDQPSKRSKAKTTKRKSTTSRSSKTAMPKRRNTKKEEDLFGLVSEDEEDAAHANASRRAPSSQLPSSISSKVADGSVLRRAQLSGRYYAELRLYSTRDALDTRPETRYTKALVTLKLQLDPDQPEWDLLQKFLRRAKTTYFADSVPVFYNNKIN comes from the exons atgatcctcattgtcgAGAATCGAATCTCAAAGTCAGAGAGGAGGAACCCAGCTCTTATTATAAG ATCTGACTCCGAAGCTGAAAACGGGACTAGACGAGATCAGGCAAAAACATCTAAGAAGAAGTCCAACAATCGAGCCCCGTCAAA GTCTGATTCAGAAGACGATCAGCCTTCCAAGCGTAGCAAGGCTAAGACAACCAAGAGGAAGTCGACAACATCACGATCTTCAAA aaCCGCTATGCCAAAGAGACGGAACACCAAAAAAGAAGAGGATCTGTTCGGGCTGGTCTCTGAAGACGAGGAAGACGCAGCTCACGCAAACGCGTCTCGCCGAGCGCCGTCGAGCCAGCTGCCGAGCTCCATCAGCAGCAAGGTCGCGGACGGGTCGGTGCTGCGGCGCGCGCAGCTGAGCGGCCGCTACTACGCCGAGCTGCGCCTCTACTCCACGCGGGACGCGCTCGACACCCGCCCCGAGACCCGCTACACCAAGGCGCTCGTCACTTTGAAGCTCCAGCTCGACCCGGACCAGCCCGAGTGGGACTTGCTTCAAAAGTTCCTTAGGAGAGCCAAGACGACGTACTTTGCGGATAGCGTGCcggtgttttataataataagattaactga